A genomic window from Acetobacteroides hydrogenigenes includes:
- a CDS encoding endonuclease/exonuclease/phosphatase family protein, translated as MRSLYHLRGWLLLLAILLLFSSAEAKKRKTIKVLQFNIWQEGTVIPNGYEAIADEIARTDADFVALSEVRNYKGTRFCDRIVESLRKRGKTYYSFYSYDSGILSRYPIVDSATVFPENDDHGSIYKVVADMGSHKVAFYTAHLDYRNCALYLPRGYCGTTWKKLPKKVDNLDTVLFDNAASQRVAAIRLFIEDAQKEIAKGHLVMLGGDFNEPSHLDWIKANRNLYDHNGLVVPWHVTKLLEKSGYKDAYRQRYPNPVTHPGFTFPADNPLVDIKKLAWSPEADDRDRIDFIFYHPYKGLKLKDAVIVGPQGSICRNKRIVETSNDRFIKPMNVWPTDHKAVMATFFLAQ; from the coding sequence ATGAGATCATTATACCACTTACGAGGGTGGCTGCTGCTTTTGGCAATCCTCCTTCTCTTCTCTTCGGCAGAAGCTAAAAAGAGAAAGACCATCAAGGTCCTGCAGTTTAACATCTGGCAGGAAGGGACTGTAATCCCTAACGGATACGAGGCTATTGCCGACGAGATTGCTCGTACCGATGCAGACTTCGTTGCCCTAAGCGAAGTGCGCAACTATAAGGGCACCCGCTTCTGCGACCGTATCGTCGAATCGCTACGCAAGCGAGGCAAGACCTACTACTCCTTCTACAGCTACGATTCGGGTATCTTGAGCCGCTACCCTATTGTCGACAGCGCCACCGTATTTCCCGAAAATGATGACCATGGCAGCATCTACAAAGTAGTAGCCGATATGGGCTCACACAAGGTTGCCTTCTACACCGCCCACCTCGACTATCGCAACTGTGCCCTCTATCTCCCACGCGGATACTGCGGAACAACGTGGAAGAAGTTACCCAAAAAAGTAGACAACCTCGACACCGTCCTTTTCGACAACGCCGCATCGCAAAGAGTTGCTGCCATTCGATTATTTATTGAGGATGCCCAAAAGGAGATTGCCAAAGGACATTTGGTAATGTTGGGCGGCGACTTCAACGAGCCCTCGCACCTCGATTGGATAAAGGCCAACCGCAACCTGTACGACCACAACGGGCTTGTAGTACCCTGGCATGTTACCAAACTACTCGAAAAGTCGGGCTATAAGGATGCCTACCGCCAGCGCTATCCCAATCCGGTAACCCACCCCGGTTTTACCTTCCCTGCCGATAATCCTTTGGTGGACATCAAGAAGCTGGCATGGTCGCCCGAGGCAGATGATCGCGATCGCATCGACTTTATCTTTTACCATCCATATAAAGGCCTAAAACTAAAGGATGCCGTAATCGTCGGACCTCAAGGATCTATTTGCAGGAATAAGCGTATAGTGGAAACCTCGAATGATAGATTTATAAAGCCTATGAATGTTTGGCCAACCGACCACAAGGCGGTAATGGCAACCTTCTTCCTTGCCCAATAG
- a CDS encoding SPOR domain-containing protein, whose translation MKKIIAVIAILMAGYLKGYTQNLTVSSDTTQRVVFYNIYSDIAQPGPNEATVKLNQPAFLKQAVAQMAVKNERTFTQNGYRIRIFSDNKQNSRQESEALVLQFEAKYPSVKAYRSYSSPYFRVSVGDFRTLNEAKAFLEVVKIEYPKAYPVKEKINFPPL comes from the coding sequence ATGAAGAAAATTATTGCCGTAATTGCGATTTTGATGGCGGGTTACTTAAAAGGTTACACGCAAAACCTAACCGTTTCCTCCGACACTACTCAGCGAGTTGTTTTCTACAATATATACTCTGATATAGCACAGCCAGGGCCCAATGAAGCAACAGTCAAGCTTAATCAGCCTGCATTTCTAAAACAAGCGGTAGCCCAAATGGCTGTGAAAAACGAACGAACTTTCACCCAAAACGGCTATCGAATAAGAATTTTCTCCGACAACAAGCAAAATTCTAGGCAAGAGTCGGAAGCGCTGGTGCTACAGTTCGAGGCAAAGTATCCTAGCGTTAAAGCCTACCGATCGTACTCAAGTCCATACTTTCGCGTATCTGTTGGAGATTTCAGAACATTAAACGAGGCTAAAGCCTTTCTCGAAGTTGTTAAAATAGAGTACCCCAAAGCATATCCTGTAAAGGAAAAAATAAACTTCCCACCCTTGTAG
- a CDS encoding LacI family DNA-binding transcriptional regulator has protein sequence MKRMDITIDDIASELGISVSTVSRALNNHPRISDATKQKVLKKAKELGYKPGLSDYGRRLTSLGQIVALVCPHLNNRMYRTALEKLQPALLTKGIIVSAFFTENRSEVEKQIVNKLIEIKPAAVVLSTAVDTNDYSHFNQLIDAGIPLICFNRVNFDFPVPKIIADNYQGAFSAASKLIAGGAQRIGVIVGNRRCHIYEEIVKGIKQAVYKVGRAWRPEYVVNCNLDHSSVEYAIEYLFSLPEPPDAMIVGRPQNALHLVHRLKERNISVPNDIPVVAFGAFEYNMYISPSISTIEADSNLMADELLAKVEEVLLSDGEQVTASTIIIPTELFVRGTSFR, from the coding sequence ATGAAACGAATGGATATTACCATTGATGATATTGCAAGCGAGTTGGGAATTTCTGTTTCAACGGTTTCGCGTGCGCTAAACAACCATCCTCGCATTAGCGATGCCACCAAGCAAAAGGTGCTAAAGAAAGCAAAGGAATTGGGCTATAAGCCAGGTTTGTCCGATTATGGGAGGAGGCTCACGTCTTTAGGGCAAATAGTTGCGCTGGTTTGCCCGCATCTTAACAACCGAATGTACCGAACGGCACTGGAGAAGTTACAACCCGCTCTTTTGACTAAGGGAATCATAGTGTCTGCTTTCTTCACCGAAAATCGATCGGAAGTAGAAAAACAAATTGTTAATAAGCTGATAGAAATAAAACCTGCGGCTGTAGTTCTTTCTACGGCGGTAGATACCAATGACTATAGCCATTTTAACCAGCTTATTGATGCAGGTATACCTCTCATTTGCTTCAATCGGGTAAACTTCGATTTTCCAGTACCTAAGATTATAGCCGACAACTACCAAGGAGCTTTTTCGGCCGCAAGTAAGCTTATTGCTGGGGGCGCTCAACGAATAGGGGTAATCGTGGGGAATCGCCGTTGCCATATTTACGAGGAGATCGTGAAAGGTATAAAGCAGGCCGTTTATAAGGTTGGACGTGCATGGCGTCCGGAGTATGTGGTTAACTGCAACCTCGATCATAGCTCTGTTGAGTATGCTATTGAATACTTATTCTCGCTACCAGAGCCGCCTGATGCGATGATTGTTGGACGCCCGCAGAATGCCCTTCACCTTGTTCACAGGCTTAAGGAACGGAATATATCGGTTCCTAACGATATACCGGTGGTTGCTTTTGGCGCCTTTGAGTATAATATGTACATTTCTCCATCAATTTCTACCATCGAGGCGGACTCTAACCTTATGGCAGATGAGCTGCTAGCAAAGGTAGAGGAGGTTCTTTTAAGCGATGGCGAGCAGGTTACAGCCAGCACTATTATTATTCCTACAGAACTTTTTGTCAGAGGAACTAGCTTTAGATAA
- a CDS encoding serine hydrolase domain-containing protein — MPLAARTKRTLIVGILAVVLVALFWGISFLNSIIPIVTGYSAKHLCSSVFISNRAQQDVEVLDLSFFPVKYAVNTVSYKDSTVTSRFLWGKSTAVFRRGVGSTLVRDADLASIRRFAFTNAIGYNPDTVRWPLGNVLPDSVAISPNKKLKAVSRELVGGSKYGGHPFAFVVLHNGVPVEEAYRSGFSSKSRLLGWSMGKSVASAIVGVMVANGMADIYQPTGIAEWQHDGRSRITPNDLLRMQSGLQWNEGYGSRSDVTQMLYCSGSFGQYAIGKPLEHPVGSRWTYSSGSSNIVCYWARQHFKSDSAFYAFIYGKLLNRIGLQDAILEPDASGIPAGSSYIYATARDYARFALLYLQDGVFNGQRILPKGWVSYTRTPTPASDGAYGASFWRKGPKSAPELPGDFFSCEGHDGQYVVIIPSRQLAIVVLGYSPRSSNALKLGLLVKDVVAAVG; from the coding sequence ATGCCACTCGCAGCGCGTACAAAGCGGACTCTAATTGTTGGTATCCTCGCCGTAGTGCTGGTAGCGCTATTTTGGGGTATATCTTTTCTGAATTCCATAATTCCAATAGTTACCGGCTACAGCGCCAAGCATCTTTGCTCGTCGGTATTTATTTCGAACCGAGCGCAGCAGGATGTTGAGGTGTTAGACCTGAGCTTCTTCCCGGTTAAGTACGCCGTCAACACGGTTAGCTACAAGGATTCCACGGTTACCAGCCGCTTCCTGTGGGGAAAGTCTACGGCCGTTTTTCGGCGTGGGGTAGGGAGCACCTTGGTTCGCGATGCCGATTTGGCCTCCATCCGTAGGTTTGCCTTTACCAACGCCATCGGCTACAACCCCGACACGGTGCGCTGGCCGTTGGGCAACGTGCTGCCCGACTCGGTGGCCATCAGCCCAAATAAAAAGCTGAAGGCCGTATCGCGCGAGCTGGTTGGGGGGAGCAAGTATGGTGGGCATCCCTTTGCCTTTGTGGTGCTGCATAACGGCGTTCCGGTAGAGGAGGCCTACCGTAGCGGCTTCAGCAGCAAGAGCCGTCTTCTGGGCTGGTCGATGGGCAAGAGCGTGGCCAGCGCCATTGTTGGGGTGATGGTGGCCAACGGCATGGCCGACATCTACCAGCCAACGGGCATTGCGGAGTGGCAGCACGACGGGCGCAGCCGGATAACGCCGAACGACCTGTTGCGGATGCAGAGCGGCCTTCAGTGGAACGAGGGCTATGGCTCGCGCTCCGACGTTACCCAAATGCTGTACTGCAGCGGCAGCTTTGGCCAATACGCCATCGGCAAGCCGCTGGAGCACCCCGTAGGTTCGCGCTGGACCTACTCCTCGGGCAGCTCCAACATTGTATGCTACTGGGCACGGCAGCACTTTAAAAGCGACTCCGCCTTCTACGCCTTTATATACGGTAAGCTGCTCAACCGCATTGGGCTTCAGGATGCCATCCTCGAGCCGGATGCCAGCGGGATTCCCGCAGGCTCGTCGTACATCTACGCCACGGCGCGCGACTACGCCCGCTTTGCGCTGCTCTACCTGCAGGATGGCGTATTCAACGGCCAGCGCATTCTGCCCAAGGGCTGGGTAAGCTACACCCGAACGCCAACCCCGGCAAGCGATGGCGCTTACGGCGCATCCTTCTGGCGGAAGGGGCCTAAGAGTGCCCCGGAGCTGCCCGGCGACTTCTTCTCGTGCGAGGGGCACGATGGGCAGTACGTCGTAATTATCCCATCGCGCCAGCTGGCCATTGTGGTGCTCGGCTACTCGCCCCGCTCGAGCAACGCCCTAAAGCTGGGGCTGCTGGTTAAGGACGTGGTGGCGGCGGTGGGCTAG
- a CDS encoding carbohydrate-binding family 9-like protein — translation MTKVQTLLAALAILGSMGNANAQPSMVGVPTQGIEHLLATPKSYTAVKASDPITLDGKFDEKTWANAPWTDKFVDIEGDRRPTPRYGTRVKMAWDDQYIYFAAELEDPHIWANLKEHDQVVFYDNDFEIFIDPDGDNHNYYEYEVNALGTIFDLFLVKTYRVGAPPILSWNFEGLRQGISIDGTVNNPNDVDRKWTVEIAIPFKAMAFEFKTPSLQKPWRINFSRVEWDTKVENGKYVKEIDPSTGKGKPENNWVWSPQGVINMHYPERWGYLSFASSATLDGVKPLEIPQTEQAKSALWALFYRQQEYAGKNGRYAKELKELGFKKSIAVNGVPYTLLLEATTDMYQATLLDKDGKAAAKIFSDGKVY, via the coding sequence ATGACGAAAGTCCAAACGCTACTAGCAGCATTGGCTATTCTAGGGTCGATGGGCAATGCCAACGCACAACCTTCTATGGTTGGCGTCCCCACTCAGGGCATTGAGCATCTTTTGGCTACGCCTAAAAGCTATACGGCCGTTAAGGCGAGCGATCCTATTACGTTAGACGGTAAGTTCGACGAGAAAACATGGGCCAACGCCCCATGGACCGATAAATTTGTGGATATAGAGGGCGATCGAAGGCCAACCCCGCGCTACGGCACTCGGGTTAAGATGGCGTGGGACGATCAGTACATCTACTTTGCGGCCGAGCTGGAAGATCCGCATATTTGGGCCAACCTTAAGGAGCACGATCAGGTTGTTTTCTACGACAACGACTTCGAAATATTCATCGATCCTGATGGCGATAACCACAACTACTACGAGTACGAGGTGAACGCGCTAGGAACCATCTTCGATCTTTTTCTGGTAAAAACGTACCGGGTTGGAGCACCGCCTATTCTTAGCTGGAACTTTGAAGGGCTTAGGCAGGGCATCAGCATCGACGGCACGGTGAACAACCCCAACGATGTCGATCGCAAGTGGACGGTCGAAATTGCTATCCCGTTTAAGGCAATGGCGTTCGAGTTTAAAACGCCATCGCTGCAAAAGCCTTGGCGTATCAACTTCTCGCGCGTGGAGTGGGACACCAAGGTTGAGAACGGCAAGTACGTTAAGGAAATTGATCCATCAACCGGAAAGGGAAAGCCCGAGAACAACTGGGTATGGTCGCCACAAGGGGTTATCAACATGCACTACCCCGAGCGCTGGGGGTACCTCTCTTTCGCCAGCTCCGCCACCTTGGATGGGGTTAAGCCTTTAGAGATACCACAGACAGAGCAGGCCAAGAGCGCGCTTTGGGCGCTATTCTACCGTCAGCAGGAGTATGCCGGAAAGAACGGTCGCTACGCCAAGGAGCTCAAGGAGCTTGGCTTTAAGAAGAGCATCGCGGTAAACGGCGTACCCTATACGCTGCTGCTGGAAGCTACTACCGACATGTACCAGGCAACGCTGCTCGACAAGGATGGAAAAGCAGCCGCCAAGATATTCAGCGATGGCAAGGTGTACTAG
- the miaB gene encoding tRNA (N6-isopentenyl adenosine(37)-C2)-methylthiotransferase MiaB — MSISLDNKGAVDFKSIRPVVNETLPKLYIETYGCQMNANDSEVVVSIMQQHGYSLTQDMAKADLILINTCSIRDNAEQRVWGRLDVFKQQKKKRPVLVGVIGCMAERLKTKLLEEDKVVDIVVGPDAYRDLPNLVVGAEGGQKGINVLLSREETYADLSPVRLDQNGITAYVSIMRGCNNMCTYCVVPYTRGGERSRDPHTILREVQELADNGYKEVTLLGQNVNSYRWTSPDSENGDVSFANLLDMVAKQNPTMRIRYSTSHPRDMKDEVLEVMAAHDNICKYIHLPAQSGNTRMLKMMNRGYTREWYLDRIAAIRRYMPDCAISTDVIAGFCTETEEEHQDTLSLMEEVGYEFAYMFKYSERPNTKAQRTLTDDIPEEVKTRRLNEIIELQNKLSLKSNQKDIGKVFEVLVEGTSKRSKEELFGRSSQYKVVVFPRKNYKVGDLVKVKITQASSATLKGEPVE; from the coding sequence ATGAGTATCAGCTTAGACAACAAGGGAGCAGTGGACTTTAAATCCATCAGACCCGTAGTAAACGAAACCCTGCCCAAGCTGTACATCGAGACTTACGGCTGCCAGATGAACGCCAACGACTCGGAGGTGGTGGTGTCCATCATGCAGCAGCACGGCTACTCGCTTACCCAAGACATGGCGAAGGCCGATCTAATCCTCATCAACACCTGCTCGATCCGCGACAACGCCGAGCAGCGCGTATGGGGACGTCTGGATGTATTTAAGCAGCAGAAAAAGAAGCGCCCTGTGCTTGTGGGCGTAATTGGCTGTATGGCCGAACGCCTCAAAACAAAACTTTTGGAGGAGGATAAGGTGGTTGATATCGTAGTTGGCCCCGATGCCTACCGCGACCTGCCCAACCTGGTGGTTGGCGCCGAAGGTGGACAAAAGGGAATCAACGTGCTGCTCTCGCGCGAGGAAACCTACGCCGACCTTAGCCCCGTTCGCCTCGACCAGAATGGCATAACCGCCTACGTTTCGATCATGCGCGGATGCAACAACATGTGCACCTACTGCGTGGTACCCTACACCCGTGGTGGCGAGCGCAGCCGCGACCCACACACCATTCTGCGCGAAGTTCAGGAATTGGCCGACAACGGCTACAAGGAGGTTACACTGCTCGGACAGAATGTGAACTCCTACCGATGGACCAGCCCCGACAGCGAAAATGGCGATGTAAGCTTCGCCAACCTGCTCGACATGGTTGCCAAGCAAAATCCAACCATGCGCATTCGCTACTCAACCTCACATCCTAGAGATATGAAGGACGAGGTACTTGAGGTAATGGCCGCCCACGACAACATCTGCAAGTACATTCATCTACCAGCACAGTCGGGCAACACCCGCATGCTTAAGATGATGAACCGTGGCTATACCCGCGAGTGGTACTTGGATCGCATAGCAGCCATCCGCAGGTACATGCCCGATTGCGCCATCTCAACCGATGTCATCGCCGGATTCTGCACCGAGACTGAGGAAGAGCATCAGGATACGCTATCGCTCATGGAGGAAGTTGGGTACGAGTTTGCCTACATGTTTAAGTACAGCGAACGCCCCAACACCAAGGCACAGCGCACCCTTACCGACGACATACCCGAAGAGGTAAAAACGCGCCGCCTAAACGAAATCATCGAGCTGCAAAACAAGCTTTCGCTAAAGAGCAACCAAAAGGATATCGGAAAGGTATTTGAGGTGCTGGTTGAAGGGACTTCGAAGCGCTCCAAAGAGGAACTCTTCGGACGAAGCTCGCAGTATAAGGTGGTGGTTTTCCCTCGTAAGAATTACAAAGTAGGAGATCTTGTTAAGGTTAAGATAACTCAAGCCTCCTCGGCTACGCTAAAGGGCGAGCCTGTAGAGTAG
- a CDS encoding amidophosphoribosyltransferase, which yields MSDQIKHECGIALIRLRKPLEYYKEKYGSWTYGIQKLYLIMEKQHNRGQDGAGVASVKIDLAPGKRYFDRYRSNQSTPIKDVFDNIRQGIAHADKSLVTDPSWAKENVNFAGELYLGHLRYGTFGNHSIDFVHPVMRANNWRSRSLVLAGNFNLTNVDELFNRLVELGQHPKDFTDTVTILEMMGFFLDEENQMLFRKYKNEGFNNKEISKLIESNLDVRKVLEIATKDFDGGYALAGLIGHGDAFVARDPWGIRPANYYIDDEIVVVASERAVIQTVMNVPAAEVHQVKPGTALIIRKNGDVSLEPIRVPQERKSCSFERIYFSRGTDKNIYLERKGLGAGVVNQVLKAVDYNLKNTVFSFIPNTAETAFYGLVEGVEKYMAEQKKQQIIEANGNITQEKLIEIISERPRIEKIAVKDVKLRTFITQDENRDDMVAHVYDITYGTVNAGVDNLVIIDDSIVRGTTLRQSILRMLDRLNPKKIVVVSSAPQIRYPDCYGIDMTKMGDFIAFTAAIELLKDAGKTDVIDDVYQRCKAQQYLPKEEIINHVKDIYRPFTDEQISAKIAEILRPADMKADLEIVYQTVEGLHEACPNDLGDWYFTGNYPTDGGNRVVNTAFINFIEGVNKRAY from the coding sequence ATGAGCGATCAAATTAAGCACGAGTGCGGCATAGCCCTTATACGCCTACGTAAGCCGTTGGAGTACTACAAGGAGAAATACGGCTCGTGGACTTATGGAATCCAGAAGTTGTACCTAATAATGGAGAAGCAGCACAACCGCGGACAGGACGGCGCCGGCGTTGCCAGCGTAAAGATTGACCTTGCCCCCGGGAAACGCTACTTCGACCGCTATCGCTCCAACCAATCGACCCCAATAAAGGATGTATTCGACAATATTCGTCAAGGAATTGCCCATGCCGATAAGTCGCTTGTAACAGACCCTAGTTGGGCAAAGGAAAATGTCAACTTTGCAGGAGAGCTGTACCTTGGTCACCTGCGTTACGGCACCTTCGGTAACCACTCCATCGACTTTGTGCATCCGGTGATGCGCGCCAACAACTGGCGTAGCCGTAGCTTGGTACTGGCCGGAAACTTCAACCTTACCAATGTTGATGAACTCTTCAACCGCCTAGTTGAACTTGGGCAACATCCAAAGGATTTTACCGATACCGTTACCATCCTCGAGATGATGGGCTTCTTCCTCGACGAGGAGAACCAGATGCTCTTCCGCAAGTACAAGAACGAAGGTTTCAACAATAAGGAGATATCTAAGCTAATCGAATCGAACCTAGATGTTCGTAAGGTTCTTGAAATTGCTACAAAAGATTTTGACGGAGGCTATGCTCTTGCAGGCCTAATTGGGCATGGAGATGCCTTTGTTGCCCGCGACCCTTGGGGCATTCGTCCAGCCAACTACTACATCGACGATGAGATTGTGGTGGTAGCCTCAGAGCGCGCCGTTATCCAAACCGTGATGAACGTTCCTGCCGCTGAAGTTCACCAAGTGAAGCCAGGAACTGCGCTTATAATCCGTAAGAATGGTGATGTTTCACTCGAACCGATACGTGTACCACAGGAGCGCAAATCGTGCTCTTTCGAGCGCATCTACTTCTCGCGCGGAACAGATAAGAACATCTACCTCGAGCGCAAGGGCCTAGGTGCTGGCGTCGTTAATCAAGTGCTAAAGGCTGTTGACTACAATCTAAAGAATACCGTATTCTCGTTCATTCCCAACACTGCCGAAACCGCTTTCTACGGGCTTGTTGAAGGTGTTGAGAAGTATATGGCGGAGCAGAAAAAGCAGCAGATTATTGAGGCAAACGGTAACATTACCCAGGAGAAGCTTATTGAGATCATCTCCGAGCGCCCACGCATCGAGAAGATTGCCGTGAAGGACGTTAAGCTACGTACCTTCATCACGCAGGACGAAAACCGCGACGACATGGTTGCCCACGTATACGATATCACCTACGGTACGGTTAACGCTGGTGTAGATAATCTAGTAATTATTGATGACTCCATCGTTCGAGGAACCACACTACGCCAGAGCATCCTGCGCATGCTCGACCGCCTCAACCCTAAAAAGATTGTGGTGGTAAGCTCAGCGCCTCAGATTCGCTACCCCGACTGCTACGGCATCGACATGACAAAGATGGGTGACTTTATCGCCTTTACGGCCGCTATCGAACTGCTTAAGGATGCCGGAAAAACGGATGTTATCGATGATGTTTACCAGCGCTGCAAGGCACAACAATACCTTCCAAAAGAAGAGATCATCAACCACGTAAAGGATATCTACCGTCCATTTACCGACGAGCAGATATCCGCCAAGATTGCCGAAATTCTTCGCCCTGCCGATATGAAGGCAGACCTAGAGATCGTTTACCAAACGGTTGAAGGACTTCACGAGGCTTGTCCAAACGACCTTGGCGATTGGTACTTTACCGGCAACTACCCCACCGATGGAGGTAACCGCGTTGTAAACACCGCGTTCATCAACTTTATTGAAGGGGTAAACAAAAGGGCATATTAG
- a CDS encoding glycoside hydrolase family 27 protein: protein MKRAYITALCALISLGLWAQKTKTPIMGWSSWNNFRVNINEQLIREQADAMVSSGMVKAGYRYVNIDDGYFGGRDAQGHLFADSIKFPSGMKALADYIHSKGLKAGIYTDAGSNTCGSIWDNDKNGIGVGIYGYIKQDCNQFFNQWGYDFLKVDWCGGQKQKLDEKTEYLAIIKEVRSIRKDIIFNICRWQFPGEWAVKEADSWRISGDIDAKWGSISHIIDLNADLAKYASPGHFNDMDMLQVGRGMTYDEDKSHFSMWCMMLSPLLAGNDLRTMSKETIEILTNREMIAIHQDEACIQAERKLKEGSVEVWVKPLGKAAKKEFAVAVLNRGDNPATYTLSFANLGINGVSKARDVWQHKNVSVINGKLSLDIPKHGIVVLRVKGK, encoded by the coding sequence ATGAAGAGAGCATACATTACTGCGCTATGCGCGCTTATTTCGCTGGGTCTTTGGGCTCAGAAGACCAAAACCCCGATTATGGGATGGAGTAGCTGGAATAACTTCCGTGTAAATATTAACGAGCAGCTTATCCGCGAGCAGGCCGATGCGATGGTTTCTTCCGGTATGGTAAAGGCGGGCTACCGGTATGTAAATATCGACGATGGCTACTTTGGTGGTCGCGATGCGCAGGGGCACCTTTTTGCCGATAGCATCAAGTTCCCTAGCGGGATGAAGGCCTTAGCCGACTACATCCACAGCAAAGGGCTAAAGGCTGGAATTTACACCGATGCCGGATCTAACACCTGCGGCTCTATCTGGGATAACGACAAGAATGGTATCGGAGTAGGCATATATGGTTACATCAAGCAGGACTGCAATCAGTTTTTCAACCAGTGGGGTTACGACTTCCTTAAGGTTGACTGGTGCGGCGGTCAAAAACAAAAGCTAGATGAAAAGACCGAATATCTTGCCATCATAAAGGAGGTTAGAAGCATCCGAAAGGATATTATCTTCAACATATGTCGTTGGCAGTTTCCCGGCGAGTGGGCCGTTAAGGAGGCTGACTCGTGGCGCATCTCTGGCGATATCGACGCCAAATGGGGCAGCATCAGCCATATCATCGACCTGAATGCCGATTTGGCAAAGTACGCATCGCCCGGGCACTTCAACGACATGGACATGCTTCAGGTTGGCCGAGGAATGACCTACGACGAGGATAAGTCGCACTTTAGCATGTGGTGCATGATGCTCTCTCCGCTATTAGCTGGCAACGATCTTCGCACCATGAGCAAGGAGACCATCGAAATCCTTACCAACAGGGAGATGATTGCCATCCATCAGGATGAGGCTTGCATTCAGGCTGAGCGCAAGCTAAAGGAGGGCTCCGTTGAGGTTTGGGTGAAGCCGTTGGGCAAGGCCGCCAAGAAGGAGTTTGCCGTTGCCGTACTAAATAGAGGCGATAATCCAGCAACCTACACGCTTTCGTTTGCGAATTTGGGAATAAACGGAGTGTCAAAGGCTCGTGATGTTTGGCAGCATAAAAACGTTTCTGTAATCAACGGAAAACTTTCGTTAGATATTCCAAAGCACGGTATCGTTGTGCTAAGGGTTAAGGGCAAGTAA
- a CDS encoding ROK family protein → MIFTGDDENTTYIGVNMSGRYIQVGRVKGEVIEQQVSRRINNREVEEVILRELISTIEEAMTPDVSSIGIGVPSVVDVKQGIVYKVINIPSWRKVQLKAILEQQFGVPVYVNNNANCFAIGEKYFGKGFPYDNMVGLIIGTGVGAGIVLNGHLFSGNNCVAGEFGLIPYKEHDYEYYCSEGYFEEKYGIKADAFLERAEDGDKIALAVFEQFGYDVGNIVKTIMYSVDPDLIVVGGALSKAFPYFEKTMWEQVRTFFYREAADRLKISQTETQDIAILGAAALCLDAKNRNIFSK, encoded by the coding sequence ATGATATTTACAGGTGATGACGAGAATACTACCTATATAGGTGTAAATATGAGCGGTCGCTACATTCAGGTGGGCCGTGTAAAAGGGGAGGTTATCGAACAACAGGTTTCCCGAAGAATTAACAACCGCGAGGTAGAAGAGGTAATCCTACGCGAGCTGATATCGACCATAGAGGAGGCAATGACTCCTGATGTTAGCAGCATTGGGATTGGCGTGCCCAGCGTGGTAGATGTTAAGCAGGGCATTGTTTACAAGGTAATCAATATTCCTTCGTGGCGAAAGGTGCAACTTAAGGCTATTCTGGAGCAGCAGTTTGGGGTGCCAGTTTACGTAAATAACAACGCTAACTGTTTTGCTATTGGCGAGAAGTACTTTGGCAAAGGATTCCCTTACGACAACATGGTTGGGCTTATCATTGGAACTGGTGTTGGTGCAGGTATTGTTTTGAATGGGCATCTCTTCTCTGGAAACAACTGCGTTGCTGGTGAGTTCGGTCTTATTCCTTACAAAGAACACGACTACGAGTACTACTGCTCCGAAGGTTATTTCGAAGAAAAGTATGGCATTAAGGCCGACGCATTCCTCGAAAGAGCCGAAGACGGTGATAAGATTGCTCTAGCCGTATTCGAACAGTTTGGTTACGATGTGGGAAACATCGTTAAAACCATCATGTACTCGGTTGATCCCGATTTGATTGTTGTTGGTGGAGCTCTTTCGAAGGCATTCCCCTATTTCGAGAAAACGATGTGGGAGCAAGTGCGCACGTTCTTCTATCGCGAAGCTGCCGATAGGTTAAAGATTTCGCAAACCGAAACCCAGGATATTGCCATTCTTGGAGCCGCTGCGCTTTGTCTTGACGCAAAGAATCGAAACATATTTAGCAAGTAG